The DNA region CATATATTTTTTTCCGGATTCAATATCAACCAGCAATTGGTCAATGGCCGACGAAAGATCTTGCTTTTGTTCCAGAAGAATGTCCAGTTTAGCCTTGCATTGAGCATGATGTTCGGGAGTAGTATCCGTACGTTCCACCTCCTTTTGCATGTGATAGATCTTTAATGCAAGAATAGACAGACGGTCTATCGCCCATGCGGGACTTTCCGTATTAATGGTAGCCTCTGCCATCGGTTTCACATCTTTATATTTATCCAGGAAATAGCTATCGATCAGTTCTACCAAGTCTGTTCTGTCCTGATTAGACTTGTCTATTCTTCGTTTCAAAGTTAATGCCGCATTCGGTTCAATCTGCGGATCACGTATAATATCTTCAAAATGCCATTGCACGGCATCAATCCAATTCTTCAAATACAGATAATACTCAATCGTCTTCAACTCGTAAGGATTGTTCATCGGCGCATCCACGCTATCCATTACATGATAATCCGCGACTGACTTCTCAAAAATGCTGTTGCAAAGGTTACTAAATGCCATAATCTTAACGAACTTTACAGTTATACAATAATACAAAGTTATGCAATATTTCCCACACAAGCAACCGTTCCCCACTTTTTATTCCCATCTTACTCCAAAAGCAAAACATCCTCTTCCTTATTTATTTCATATTTTTACTACCCCATAACACCTTCAAGTAAGATAGAATGAAAGGATTCGCATGAAGAATACGTTAACAAATCAAAGCAACTTTCATAAGAAAATAGAAACCAGCTATACTTTATTAGTACAACATAGCCCTATACATATAATTAATTTCTAAATTTGCCTGTATTCAAAAAATGCAGAATTCCATGAAAGTTATTGTTGACAATAAAATACCTTTTATAAAGGAAGCTATCGGGAAAATAGCCGACGAAGTAATATATGTCCCCGGAAAAGACTTCACCCCTGCTTTAGTGAAAGATGCGGACGCACTAATAATCCGCACACGCACTCAATGCAACCGCGAATTACTGCAAGGAAGCCGGGTGCGATTCATTGCTACAGCCACAATCGGTTTCGACCATATAGATACGGAGTATTGCCACGAAGCGGGCATAACCTGGACCAATGCACCGGGATGCAACTCGGCCTCCGTAGCACAATACTTGCAATCCACACTCTTATTAATAAATCTCCTGAAAGGAAAAAACTTATCAGAAATGACCATCGGCATTGTCGGAGTAGGCAACGTAGGCATCAAAGTGGCTAAAGTGGCCCGCGAATTAGGCATGCGGGTATTGCTGAACGACTTACCACGAGAAGAGAAAGAAGGAAGTACTGACTTCTGCTCTTTGCAACTTCTTGCCGAAGCATG from Bacteroides sp. MSB163 includes:
- a CDS encoding DUF4254 domain-containing protein, producing the protein MAFSNLCNSIFEKSVADYHVMDSVDAPMNNPYELKTIEYYLYLKNWIDAVQWHFEDIIRDPQIEPNAALTLKRRIDKSNQDRTDLVELIDSYFLDKYKDVKPMAEATINTESPAWAIDRLSILALKIYHMQKEVERTDTTPEHHAQCKAKLDILLEQKQDLSSAIDQLLVDIESGKKYMKVYKQMKMYNDPALNPVLYAKR